The Amycolatopsis coloradensis sequence GGCACGATCAGCCGCTGCACCGCGGAGACGCCGAGCACCTCCATGGCGTCGATCTCCTCGCGGATGGTCCGCGCGCCGATGTCCGCGCAGACCGCGCTACCGCCGGCGCCCGCGACCAGCAGCGCCGTGACCAGCGGGCTGGCCTGCTGCACGGTGGCGAGCACCGACCCGGCGCCCGTGTAGGACTGGGCGCCGAGCTGGCGGGCGAGCGAACCGAACTGCAGCGAGATGACCGCGCCGAACGGGATCGCGACGAGCGCCGTCGGCAGGATCGTGACGCTCGCGATGAACCAGGCCTGCTGGATGAACTCCCGCAGCTGGAACGGGCGCTGGAAGATGCCACGAACGATGTCGAGGCCGAGAGCGAACAGGTTCCCGGTCTCGCGCAGCATGCCGATCCCGGGGATCTTCGCCGATGAAGCGGAAGAGCTCACGCGCCACCTGACCCCGGATCTTGTGGCCGCAAGCGGTGGTTGCCGGCTCTCCCGGGGTGCGGGATGTGGGCGACCTGGTCGTCGGGCAGCTGGCCCTGGTGGTGGTTCGGGATCGAGCTCTCGGCGGGTGCCGACCGGTGCCCGGCGGTCGCGAGGCGCTGCGGGCGGACGCCATACCGCTGCTGCTCCTCCGGGGAAAGCGACTCGATGATGCTCTGCTGCGCCTCGGGCGGCAGGCCGTGCAGGATCTGCATGACGCGGTCCTTGCGGCGGACCGCGCCCATCCGGGTCGGCACGCCGGGCGTCGGCTGCATCTGCGGCGGCACCCCGCTGACGTCCTCGACACCGCCCGCGTGGTGGCCGGCCTCGAACATCGCGCGCTCCGCGGCGAGCTGGGCCGAGTCCTTCTCCTCGCTCATGCCGATCGGGCCGTCCATCTTGCCGTTGAGGAACTGCTTGACGACCGGCTCTTCGCTGGTCAGCAGCACTTCGCGCGGGCCGAACATGACCAGTTCCTTGCGGAAGAGCATGCCCAGGTTGTCCGGGACGGTGCGGGCGAGGTTGATGTTGTGCGTGACGATCAGGAACGTCGCGTCGATCTGCGCGTTGACGTCCAGGAAGAGCTGCGAGATGTAGGTGGTGCGGACCGGGTCGAGACCGGAGTCCGGCTCGTCGACCAGGATGATCTGCGGGTCCAGCACCAGGGCGCGGGCGAGCCCGGCGCGCTTGCGCATACCGCCGGAGATCTCGCCGGGCAGCTTCTTGTCTGCGCCGTTGAGACCGGTCATCTCGAGCTTCTCGAGCACGATCCGGCGGACCTCGGTCTCCGACTTCTTCGTGTGCTCGCGCAGGGGGAACGCCACGTTGTCGTAGAGGTTCATCGAGCCGAAGAGCGCGCCGTCCTGGAACAGGACGCCGAAGAGCTTGCGCACCTCGTAGAGCTGGTGTTCGGAGCACGTCACGATGTCGACGCCGTTGATCATGCACCGGCCACGGTCCGGCTTGAGCAGACCGATCATCGACTTCAAGAAGACGGACTTACCGGTTCCGGACGGGCCGAGCATCGCCGAAACCTCGCCCGGAGGCAGGGTCAGCGTGACGTCCCGCCAGATGGCCTGCTTACCGAAGGA is a genomic window containing:
- a CDS encoding ABC transporter ATP-binding protein, whose protein sequence is MGAEVVIEGLSKSFGKQAIWRDVTLTLPPGEVSAMLGPSGTGKSVFLKSMIGLLKPDRGRCMINGVDIVTCSEHQLYEVRKLFGVLFQDGALFGSMNLYDNVAFPLREHTKKSETEVRRIVLEKLEMTGLNGADKKLPGEISGGMRKRAGLARALVLDPQIILVDEPDSGLDPVRTTYISQLFLDVNAQIDATFLIVTHNINLARTVPDNLGMLFRKELVMFGPREVLLTSEEPVVKQFLNGKMDGPIGMSEEKDSAQLAAERAMFEAGHHAGGVEDVSGVPPQMQPTPGVPTRMGAVRRKDRVMQILHGLPPEAQQSIIESLSPEEQQRYGVRPQRLATAGHRSAPAESSIPNHHQGQLPDDQVAHIPHPGRAGNHRLRPQDPGSGGA